Proteins from a single region of Drosophila biarmipes strain raj3 chromosome 3R, RU_DBia_V1.1, whole genome shotgun sequence:
- the LOC108025240 gene encoding lateral signaling target protein 2 homolog — MDTFRKWLNKPKADDKSLLARFFHADRSLTAVASELDSFDGRAEPDRCTRLVSRLRQNQDKVLAITNLIMEELLGEDRDPRAFRAKFPEEVLQENLAGQLWFGAECLAAGSSIMNRETESKEMRPLAQAVTKSLGNVRVLLRDQCLKNNVPNSKTLHLDLNDSTTEQLYESLKIFDRLFAEFELSYVSAMVQVKSRHEYEMQQWIGVLFSETLQRALKIGLLDQDMVDAFDPGLMFSIPRLAIVAGLVVYAKGPLNMDMPGDQLSEMFRPFRTILIKIRDLLRNLNNQELYQLEKLLCTNEDINTKVPLGSSSIEAPSPEHSSLPTTSSTQNHNNSSSNNNHSSSTTTITTTTNAGTTTNTHRTVERLVDQRNNNNNNSNSNSSTNPAVEGATLRSPSMLSLSPTSTPTASPAPSPTPSHSIASTSSAATSSTNPPADWTDGDDEDEDDEEDDDELESSDDDTDEEQLLKDIVAADCASGYLIPNTNLGNLLQPQEVPLTDNFVASEDDEYGTGELQGQAEEEEPSTSAAMLAATRTLQRLRLPSSDTDPFAEPTTIKASQEQMQQQPALPSGRHRESHSQRYHQRHHQHHHHHHHHHHSHPHQHRQPHPHRTTRSGRKRCSLEAPEAEPSQPEREQNLASGDTSAASSLSDDVSLAMRNTTARLKFKSTENLLHRLFVCIAGVADQLQTNFASDLRQILRSVFLMNMSSAQEEIDIPEKTKESELFEFRASENDVIQESAGSNQSIYSAEEVNPELDNVFSAGGGNQATTGQRHSAGASMQRNNTIDLVGQASEGSPSGATMATSRSHVTRSRSLGDQDAASTATGSSAQLRQQEQQQLQIQLQRQRNNSVGSNTPSSASSTSSSSEQNSPVSARSGSRRRLQSNNETQMPSSATSASATLSPPAWIPDGKAPRCMACQTPFTAFRRRHHCRNCGGVFCGVCSNASAPLPKYGLTKAVRVCRDCYVREVRSGGRMGVQGVQSVQSVQATAS; from the exons GCTGATGACAAATCCCTGCTGGCCCGCTTCTTTCATGCAGATCGATCCCTCACAGCGGTGGCCAGCGAGCTGGACAGCTTCGATGGACGAGCGGAGCCGGATCGGTGCACCAGACTGGTCAGCAGACTGCGACAGAATCAG GACAAAGTGCTGGCCATCACGAACTTGATAATGGAGGAGCTCCTGGGCGAAGATCGCGACCCTCGCGCCTTTCGCGCCAAGTTCCCCGAGGAGGTGCTCCAGGAGAATCTGGCCGGCCAGCTGTGGTTCGGCGCCGAGTGCCTGGCCGCCGGCTCCTCCATAATGAACCGGGAGACGGAGAGCAAGGAGATGCGCCCGCTGGCCCAGGCGGTGACCAAGAGCCTGGGCAACGTGCGTGTCCTGCTGAGGGATCAGTGTTTGAAAAACAATGTGCCCAACAGCAAGACACTGCACCTGGACCTGAACGACTCCACCACGGAACAGCTTTACGAGAGTCTGAAGATCTTCGATCGACTCTTCGCCGAGTTCGAGTTGAGCTACGTGAGTGCCATGGTGCAGGTGAAGTCCCGCCATGAGTACGAGATGCAGCAGTGGATAGGCGTGCTCTTCTCGGAGACCCTGCAGCGGGCTCTGAAGATCGGGCTGCTCGACCAGGACATGGTGGATGCCTTCGATCCTGGTTTGATGTTCTCCATTCCACGGCTGGCCATTGTTGCTGGTTTGGTGGTCTACGCCAAGGGACCGCTCAACATGGACATGCCGGGTGATCAGCTGTCGGAGATGTTCCGTCCCTTCCGCACCATTCTCATCAAGATCCGCGATCTCCTGCGCAATCTGAACAACCAGGAGCTGTACCAGCTGGAGAAGCTGCTGTGCACCAACGAGGACATCAATACTAAG GTGCCCCTTGGCTCAAGCAGCATTGAGGCGCCCAGTCCGGAACACAGCTCCCTTCCTACAACGAGCAGCACTCaaaaccacaacaacagcagcagcaacaacaaccacagcagcagcaccaccaccatcaccaccacaACCAACGCGGGGACAACAACAAATACGCACAGGACTGTGGAGCGGCTGGTGGATCagcgaaacaacaacaacaataatagcaacagcaacagtaGCACCAATCCTGCCGTGGAGGGAGCTACGCTGCGCTCTCCGTCCATGTTGTCGCTGTCGCCCACCAGCACGCCCACCGCCTCGCCCGCCCCATCGCCCACGCCCTCGCACTCGATAGCCTCCACCTCATCGGCGGCCACCAGTTCCACAAATCCGCCAGCGGACTGGACCGATGGTGATGATGAGGACGAagacgacgaggaggatgaTGATGAGCTAGAAAGCAGTGACGATGACACGGACGAGGAGCAGCTGCTCAAGGACATTGTGGCGGCTGACTGTGCCTCCGGTTACCTCATACCCAACACCAATCTGGGCAATCTACTGCAGCCCCAGGAGGTTCCTCTCACGGACAACTTCGTGGCCAGCGAAGATGATGAGTACGGAACGGGGGAGCTGCAGGgccaggcggaggaggaggagcccaGCACCAGTGCTGCCATGCTGGCGGCCACCCGCACCTTGCAGCGGCTGCGCCTGCCCAGCAGCGACACCGATCCTTTTGCCGAGCCCACGACAATCAAGGCGTCCCAGGAGCAGATGCAACAGCAACCGGCCCTGCCAAGCGGACGCCACCGGGAGAGTCACAGTCAGCGGTACCATCAGcgccaccaccagcaccaccaccaccatcatcatcaccatcacTCACATCCGCATCAGCATCGCCAGCCGCATCCGCATCGCACAACGCGCAGTGGTCGCAAACGCTGCAGCCTGGAAGCGCCCGAGGCGGAGCCAAGTCAGCCGGAGCGGGAGCAGAACCTGGCCAGCGGCGACACCAGTGCCGCCTCCTCGCTGTCCGACGATGTGTCGCTGGCCATGCGCAACACCACGGCACGCCTAAAGTTCAA GAGCACCGAAAACCTGCTGCACCGCCTGTTTGTCTGCATCGCCGGCGTGGCCGACCAGCTGCAAACGAACTTCGCCTCCGATCTGCGCCAGATCCTGCGCAGTGTATTCCTCATGAACATGTCATCCGCCCAGGAGGAGATCGACATACCGGAAAAGACAAAGGAGTCGGAGCTGTTCGAGTTCCGGGCCTCCGAGAACGATGTGATACAGGAGAGCGCCGGCTCCAACCAAAGCATTTACTCAGCGGAGGAGGTCAATCCCGAGCTGGACAATGTGTTCAGCGCCGGCGGTGGCAACCAGGCCACCACGGGCCAGCGCCATTCCGCCGGCGCCAGTATGCAGCGAAATAATACCATCGATCTGGTGGGTCAAGCGAGCGAGGGCAGTCCCAGTGGAGCAACGATGGCCACCAGTCGTTCGCATGTGACGCGCAGCCGGAGCCTTGGGGATCAGGACGCAGCCAGCACGGCCACCGGCAGCAGCGCACAGTTGCgtcagcaggagcagcagcagctgcagatCCAGCTTCAGCGGCAGCGCAACAATTCCGTGGGCAGCAACACACCCTCCAGCGCCTCCTCCACCAGCTCCAGCTCCGAGCAGAACTCCCCGGTGAGCGCCAGGAGCGGTAGTCGCCGGCGCCTGCAGAGCAACAACGAAACCCAGATGCCCTCCTCGGCCACGTCCGCCTCGGCTACGCTCTCTCCGCCGGCCTGGATTCCCGATGGCAAGGCGCCGCGCTGCATGGCCTGCCAGACGCCCTTCACTGCCTTCCGCCGGCGTCACCATTGTCGCAACTGCGGCGGCGTCTTCTGTGGCGTGTGCTCCAATGCCTCCGCTCCGCTGCCCAAATACGGACTGACCAAGGCGGTGCGCGTCTGCCGGGACTGCTATGTGCGCGAAGTGCGCTCGGGCGGGCGCATGGGGGTCCAGGGAGTGCAGAGTGTCCAGAGCGTCCAGGCCACCGCCTCTTAG